The Branchiostoma floridae strain S238N-H82 chromosome 12, Bfl_VNyyK, whole genome shotgun sequence genome segment TGATGCAATGCCGTTCTCTGATTGGGACTACCTTGAAGTCAAGGTGCTAAGTTCTGACGATGATCTACTGATGATGTACTCCCACTATATTGATGACATTGTAAAGAAGTTTGCCTACATTTTAAACCAAGGACGCATTTCCTTCCATGTGATTTTGGATAACTGTCTCAACGTACAGGCGCACCTACCAGTCGAGATCCGGTTTGACCGCATCTTTACCAGTAACATCAGCGACTACATCAACTACCCTGTTGTTCTGGAAACATTTCGTCCCCTGTTAAGGAAAGAGAACAACAAatctgtaatcattactgaGTTTCTCAACTGGACCATGTGTTCTCCTGCAGCAACACCATGTCGAATTGATGGCCGGTTGAACATGTGGTTGTTGGACCAGGCAGTAGAAGACGTCCGACATGAGCCACACCGACCAATCTGGGCCAGTGAACAAGTGAACAATGGCAACGAGACTTTAAAATTGATGGTTGTCTGTCAAGTGGCAGGACAACTGTCGGTAGCAGAGTATTTCGACAACTTCGGTGTGTTCAATCAATATCTTCGTGCTGCCTTGCTGGCTCACAAGTGCCCTGAGTCATTCCACCGTGATGTCAGCCCTAAGGATGTGCCCAAGATGTCTGACGTTCGCAATGTCAGTGGGATGAAGATGCGAAACGTCCTGAGAGAACTGAACACTGTCTGTTTCTTCCGATACCGCGTCAACATGCGTCGAGTCACCAAAATTAATGCACATCGACGTGCGTTAGAGTGGACATTGCCAGAGAGTGCTGACTAGCCTCTTGGTTCAGTATGTCCAAAGAGATTGAACAAATTGGCATCCATCACAACACCATCTTCTGCCACCCCTTTTGGCAGTATTGTGATTTTCTACGAAATCACCTGATGTTAACTCTATAGGCCTGGGCAACAATGTGAAAAACTGGTCAATGTATGAAGACACCAATATCCATACCCCTGTAGAAAGGCCTGCTAGAGGCTATACCAGGattcatgtacagtcaaacctgtattaggggccacctctacagaggggccacctgtccatagtggccactttttgtcggtcccttgggtattttatctacaagttaccacctctatacagaggccacctctctatagtggccaaatttgtctggtcccttgagtggccgctatagccaggtttgactgtatatccaTTGGACCACTTGTGCTGGGTAAGTGAAAGCTTTGATTGGGCCAGTCTATGTCCTCCAGTGTAATTTCTTTATGGGTAAATGTTGGTCTACTGCACAAGCCAAAATTGTGCTCTTGGCAGCCCACCCAATTGACCAGCCGTAGAAGCTTACAATATAGCCAActctagtattacagtagaatatagttcataactgtccattgtcacttgtatatctactatgtttataccatgtactttcaattagcctttgggcacaaacttgcaaataaacttctatatcTATTATTATAGCTGTAAAGGATATACATAAAGCAATATACTTTAGGTAGTAAGGTTATGCTTCTTTTCCTATAGGTATGTGACATTCACACATTGTATAAAATATTAGTATAGAAAGCTGGAAGAGTGCTAACTCCTTGGTCTTGTAGTTAAAACTTTGTTACTTGCTGTAATAAACTTAATGGTAGTAAAAATGTATACTTCAAAGTTCATCAACTACATTTCGGGCCCGTTATAAGTTGGTACACACCAGTAAAGTACTGGGTACTTGCTCTACAGggcaaatgaatttttcaaGACTTGTCAAACGTAACCCAATATACTTGTTAGTAGAGATATACCATAATTACAGCTATCAATAATATACTGGCACCATTCAATAGTCTACAAGGCCTCTACCCAGTATGTTAATGATATCAAAAGATCTCATCAATCTCATTGCAAATTGAGACCGAAAAAAGCAATTTCGTTTATTCATATCATCATCTATGATTTTCATAGCATCCAGTGTCACATGTACATAGATTGACTAACAATACATTTTAATTTGGTAGCAGTAAAATGCTCGACATATACTTTCATATCACTGGCTGTTGAAATAATCAATTCAGTTtacattttgaacatataaTGAGCAACCTAgaaataaaattttatttacGTCTATGTCCACATCTTGTCTATATTCTCTATAACAGCATCAGGATCTGACTTGTTTAGCATGAAGAAACCTTGAACCTACAggataaaagagaaaaaaaaagacataatttCAAAAATTTTCAATGATCAGAACAAAAATCATCTGTACTATCATTGCATAACATAGCAGCAAAAGCATTATTTTGTAATTTGTGAAAAGTTTCATCTGGTTGGTTTCATCTGGTTGGTAAGTCATTGAGTTTTATTTCTGCCAATGATTTGGCGActgactgtcaccttcctcaggccaattctgactggttcacattgtactgcagttaAAGGTTGTTACTCACCACATAAAACAATCACTGTAATATTATGTAATACATGTTTAGAACAAATCTATAAGCAGTTACACCTAGCGTTGCAGCGTAATGAAAATTTtagtcagaattgccctaagAAAAGAAACAGATGGTCACTGAAACTTTGGTAGAAATAATACAACAGTTGTGTAAGAGAGTTTTGTAGTTCTGATGTTGTTGCTGATATTGCATCTTTTTCTTACAATAAAGAACCAATCATCACAATGACTCTGTTGCTAGTTATtggttttaacttaaaagaaaaatgaacttACCAGTGCTATACTAATGTCCTTGCCCTGTGCAACAACCTTGCTGGCGAACTCCTGTGACCTGGCCTCCGGTTGGTCAGGGTAGAACCTGCGGAACATCTCCGTCAGCTGGTGCTCGCTGGCGTGACCGATGTACTCCTTCATATCCACACGGCCGGGGCGGATCAGGGCTGGGTCCAACCTGTAAACGGGACGATAATTGCCAGAAAGTGGTACGCACCCAATGTagattgaatttttaaaaaaatgtaaaggtaTACACAATGTAGTTCCATATCTTTTTTAAAGCCATGGGGAAagtgagttgttatccactgtgtctggggcaagatattggaaggtggagctcAACCCTCTCCtaccactgccttttacctctccaactGAAGCCAAGTACCCATTTTAGTCGTTTTAGCCAATTTGAATCCAGGTCCTTGTTCAATTGCATTTCATCCAAACATCTATTTCATTTGAATTCTACTTGCGGCTACCACTAACAGGTAGGgttttttacaaattttttcAGTCAGTGTTACTAATACTGTGTGTTGCAGGATTAAGAATAAGATGATCTGAGGATTTGTTACGCTAGAATAGTTCTAAGAGTAATCCTAAAAAGTCTTAAAGAGCCTTGTTCTAATTTAAAAAACTTTAATCTTAGTGCTATTTGACTcacactgtatacatgtacccatTACACATGTACTCACACCATACATTACCCCCATCGTTCCCTACCTGTCAATAAAGTTGGTGGTCATGAACACGATCCTAGCCTCTGTTGAAGCTACTCCGTCCAAGGCATTCAGCAGACCACTGAACGTCAGTCTGCCCATTCCCTGATATGCAACTTTCTCTGTGGACGTAGATAGGATAGATTGAAAACTTCACTTATAATGTGTGGTTATGTGTACAGTTTGAGTAGAAACACTGCAGCTGTGTTAATCTAATTCCCAATGCTAAAACACAAGCTAAAATTAAAATTGAATTTGGTATCAAAACCATGAGCTGTGAAATAAATCATATTTTAAACATGTGAGACCTCCCAAGCGTGACATAGCTGCTTTGAAGTTTTGTGTGAatactagccgactgctgcccaCCCTTGTCAGGAACCCATTGCATGCAGCAGCATAATCAAATACTGAATACTACAGTACTTCTTTTACCGAAACAAAGCTATGAACTGACTTTGCCTTGCATATGTCAAAGTACTTGGAAAGCAACCCTCCAATTCTCACAACGTAGCAAAAGAAGTTTGTTTTCTGTTGGGAACgctttaaacaaaacaaaaattcccAGTTGAGGTAAAGAATGAATTTCAAAGCAGTACCTTGTGGTGTGAGTTCTCTACTGACAAATGCAGCATCTATGTCCTCCAGTAGGATGATACTCTGCTGAGGAGCCACACTCAGGAGGTGGTTCAGTCTGTCATCAGACAGCCCCCGCTCACTCAGGTTCATCAGGCAGATACTGTACTGTAGCTCTCCTGCAAGGGCTGTACTGTGGGGGGAAAACAAAGATCAATCACTTAAGAAACTGGATGGGTGGAAACTAATgagatatgacaaaaaaatagttagtcaagcaactggatatggtatTGGAAATGGTAAGGCGTTTCAGACAGCTTCTGTTgtctttcttcagtgaaatGAGTAAGATCTCATGATCAGCAGGCTTATTACCAAGAATACCAAATATACcatgcagggttcgaaatacacatacttaacttgcaatttgcatgtaattttttagATTTGCaggtaaaaatattctgaacttgcaatcttgcatgttgaaaatacctggcctatagtaaaaatactgtgGCCATGGTGCCTTTGCCAGGGATCGTCACCagtcgtcagtaggtgttacAAATAATCAAATtgggctttgctgcaaacttacatgctgattttgTGGATAtcattccaaaatttcaagttttgtctatattttcatgtgccaATTTCTGTCCgccaaaagtgacagaatgggcaaaattcttatttgtcctgagcagcaaaattctgccaaaggacggaatgatggAAGCTGGCTAAATCATTGTAGTATAGACTagatgtattttgcatgtagatttttcaaattgcacgtaagatttttgccaacttgcaattttgcatgtagcaaaaaaaaagtatttcaatccATGCCATGTATATGAGttgaagacaaattttacatagCCCaataaaggaaataaaaaatatattttgctcAGTTCAAGGTCACATGGACCACTTCTGGAACTAAACTAACGCTCACTTTTACTAGAAGCATCTCTAAGTCAGAAATATCATCTTTAGGCGAGCTCGCCGAACTGACTCAATACGCATTCTTTTTTGAGAATGCAATCATTCAGCAATTGGATGCGTAAGATAGATTGTagggaagagaaaaaaaatgcagcCATCTTTTCCTAACATTTGTGTATATTGCATCATATTCATACATAGTTTCACTTACATGAAGCTGCTCTTGCCACAGCCTGGAGGACCATACAGTAAGTAGCCTCTTCTGTATGGAATACCTGGGGACAGAGACATAATTATCATACATTGAAACTTAATATTATTAATAGCAATAATAAACTTCTGATGGGAAAAAAAGTTCTGCCTGGATCTTACATAAATTTCAAACAACAGTTACATTGTACTATCTATGGCAGTGGTATCGTATGGCACAATTGGTAAGGTGTTTGGCCCAAACCCCAGAGGTCTCAGGTTCAAAACCATTGATGTGCCCCAATGTTTTGCCCTTGGGATATCCActttacacagctttcctcactccacttaGGTGACaatgagtacctggctttgGTTAGGGCTGTCCACAGATAGGaaattaaatggaggtctcttgtttaggagagccacacctcaagcacgtaaaaATACCCACTGTGGCAAAGGCACAGtattgggaggggggcaactctCTCCTCCCGTTGCCTTTTGactaaagtcaggtacccattttgtATACACCTTGGTAgggtgaggaaagttgtgttaagtgccttttccaaaaGCACGTCAAGATCAGTAGCATGACAAGGCTTCTGGGTCAAACAACCCGCAATTAAACCACACTAACCCCACAAATGAAAGTAAACTGGAAGAGATGTTTTCACCTACCCCTGTCTGTGTACCACTTGGGGTTACTGATGAACTCCCTGACATCCTGCAGTATCCTGTCTGCCTGTCCCTCGTGCAGGATGACAGAGCTGAGAGGTCTCCTCTTCCTGGGGTAACCAAACTGTCTCCACTCAGGACCCATGGCTGTGTACATCACAGTCTTCCCCTCTGTTCTTTGTAAGGCGAGTTCTCTTGCTGTTAAAAATTGGAGGATACATATTAGACTTAGAGCTTGgtgaatactagtaatagtagtatgcAGAAATCAAACTGATACAATACTAATGTACGTCTAGgggaagaaatgttgtgtttctgattacaaccctgaaaaaattaggtttGGAAGGTAACGATTCTCTAATCTAAAAATTTCCCTTGTATATTTCTGTCGAAATTACATCTTATTAGCAATGTAAAACAGAAATGCACcagttactagtattttcaaCACTATATACAGGATGAACAGATACATATTGGACAAGCACATGTCTTTTAATATACTGAACGTACAATGTATACTGCACATTTttacatcaactgttcaaagcCCTTATCAGCTGTTAACCATTGAAATACAAAAGTCTGTTTTTGAATTTCGCTACCAAGATGCCAGACTGAAAATGTTATGCTTCTTGCTACTGACTTCCAAAGAAAAGAATGGGTTTGAAGTGTTTGCTATGGTTGGTTAGGTAATGGGAAACACAATTTTCTGTCCTAGACCTTAAGTctgctgtgtgtgtgtagcaACACAGCTATACAAAAGGAAGCCTTTCTCCAATAACTGAGTGTCATGTATTCACTGACCTTCATTTAAAATCTCGAAGAACATTTCCCTATTCCTGCCCAGTGCTGTGAGCTGCACTGTTTCCCAGGGTGTGCCGTGGTGCAGGTCAACCATCTGCTTCTCTCTCGTTCTCTCTATTCTGATCCAGTTGTTCTTATACCTGAGGAAGAGGGAGTTGAAAATCAGTAAGAGGTAGTTTCCATGAATAAAGTGCAATCCACACAAAGGTACAGATTTCTACATGTAATTaagtacattgaaaaagaaatgttaccctccaccagaccttcctacAGGGGTACAGCAAAATGGGGAATAATTGGAGAGGAGAGTGAATCCATGATATGTTTGGAAAATGAAATCCTATGGTGGTCAAACTCCACTGGAAAACCATTCTCCCTATAGCCAGcatagttagtctggtagagacaacAAAACTGTGATCTCCTTTTCTTCGTGTCCATTAGGAAAGTATTTGAAACTTGGACAAAAAATGGCAAGCAAACTAGAGATGTAGTGGATAGAAGAGGTAAACAAATATAATGGTAACACTGAAACACAAGAGATGAGTagtacagtctcctggctcTTGGGATTCGAATATGCACAGAGCCTGAGCCGGCAGCTCAAGAACCCAATGCACTAACCAACTTGtcagttggtggtgcttgaaccccactgttacaacacTATTGAGAAATTCTTTGCAAACATAGGTACTTCAACGCAAGGTGGTACCTACCAGAAGAAGTGTGTTCCTGGGCTGGGAACGAAGTCGAATCTGGTGCTAATTTTCCCACTGTCGTGCTGCTGGAATGTGGTATCTACACTCAGGTGCTGTGTTCTCTGGGCATTCTGGGTAATCCACTGAAGCAGCCAATGGTAGCTCTGCAAGGTGGTCAGAAACAGACATATACATCGCAAAGGCTATTACATGCACATActatatacataatataaagGTGTAAAGCAGACATCCTAATGGAGGTGAAGCCTTGATGCTTTTTCAAATAGCTAGCAGTAGTGCAATTAAACTTTGCTATGCCTATGGCTAACATTTTCCCCCAAGTACCACTACTCTTCTCAATAAATGTGTTGTGTTCTTTTACATGTGTGTGCAGATACAGTATTGAGATGCTTGAGACTAACCCCTAACACTTTAATCTCCTTAatacacctggggcaattggATTAAAGTTTAATTTTAAGTACCCCTTTAGGAAAGGATAGATAATACGTTTCTTCACATTTAagatctgtatacatgtatgtggtgacAGATAGATTTATCAATTATGTTATGCTGTATTAATGCTCTTCAGCAGTCACTCTCTAGATTTTTAGACATGTATATACTACTTGGGAACAAACATGAATAAGTTCAGAGTAACTCTATTATATTGATATACACATGCAGCTACAGGAAAGTACATATATTTGCTTGA includes the following:
- the LOC118427781 gene encoding mitochondrial chaperone BCS1-like is translated as MPLSDFLAGLKDNPYFGAGFGLVGVGAGLAVLRKGSQFGMVAFRRHCMITLEIPSKDKSYHWLLQWITQNAQRTQHLSVDTTFQQHDSGKISTRFDFVPSPGTHFFWYKNNWIRIERTREKQMVDLHHGTPWETVQLTALGRNREMFFEILNEARELALQRTEGKTVMYTAMGPEWRQFGYPRKRRPLSSVILHEGQADRILQDVREFISNPKWYTDRGIPYRRGYLLYGPPGCGKSSFITALAGELQYSICLMNLSERGLSDDRLNHLLSVAPQQSIILLEDIDAAFVSRELTPQEKVAYQGMGRLTFSGLLNALDGVASTEARIVFMTTNFIDRLDPALIRPGRVDMKEYIGHASEHQLTEMFRRFYPDQPEARSQEFASKVVAQGKDISIALVQGFFMLNKSDPDAVIENIDKMWT